Proteins from one Embleya scabrispora genomic window:
- a CDS encoding WXG100 family type VII secretion target produces MAGEAFKITPQMLAELSKKVQGVATDLEAAIQEMNRKVDAIEGQWQGAARNQFDPLQEQAVQKALGVKRALDAISGAMGHNANSYDQTETTVSGNISKLMF; encoded by the coding sequence ATGGCAGGTGAAGCGTTCAAGATCACTCCGCAGATGTTGGCGGAGTTGTCGAAGAAGGTTCAGGGTGTCGCGACCGACCTCGAGGCGGCCATCCAGGAGATGAACCGCAAGGTCGACGCGATCGAGGGTCAGTGGCAGGGCGCTGCCAGGAACCAGTTCGACCCGCTGCAGGAGCAGGCCGTGCAGAAGGCGCTCGGGGTGAAGCGCGCTCTGGACGCCATCTCCGGGGCGATGGGCCACAACGCCAACTCGTACGACCAGACCGAGACGACGGTGTCCGGCAACATCTCGAAGTTGATGTTCTGA
- a CDS encoding WXG100 family type VII secretion target encodes MSQVVVTFAALEQAAADIRALNARLADMQSGLKRDISPVTESWSGDAREGYLVQQASWDQNAQGLQDALNGIADGLMRAADAYRQTEASNAKMWQ; translated from the coding sequence ATGTCGCAGGTAGTTGTCACTTTCGCTGCGCTCGAACAGGCCGCAGCCGATATCCGCGCCCTCAACGCCCGTCTGGCCGACATGCAGTCGGGTCTGAAGCGGGACATCTCGCCGGTCACCGAGTCGTGGTCCGGTGACGCCCGTGAGGGCTACCTCGTCCAGCAGGCGAGCTGGGACCAGAACGCGCAGGGGCTGCAGGACGCGCTCAACGGCATCGCCGACGGCCTGATGCGCGCGGCCGACGCCTACCGCCAGACCGAGGCGTCGAACGCCAAGATGTGGCAGTAG
- the mycP gene encoding type VII secretion-associated serine protease mycosin has product MRPVRRRWAAPLLALGLVLPAGSVGAGAGDAASAGRGPVDTTLLAGSDCQYPSKPMPGKPWSLQRVLLDELWQKATGKGVTVAVIDSGIDDDNPQLAPAIVAGKDFFNDKANGTDDTNGHGTMAAGIIAARPGDRLTPRLETGFAGIAPEAMLLPIRQNGGDDATKGNEDTLAQAIDFAVAGGASVINISQDTVGGQEPGQKLRDAIQRALAKQVVVVAAAGNSGDKDNLDSWPAKYPGVLGVGAADRNNERAPFSQNKPYVGVMAPGVDMWSTVPKGGHCRGDGTSFATPYVAGVAALIRSAHPDYTAAQVITLIEQTAQRTAPGHMDGVGWGVVDPLRALAFTGVPGSVPVPDPKVDRSTELVNVAPLAHGPTRADRDRRKASVTLFVAIGLTIVVISGAIVIRDARNHPPTG; this is encoded by the coding sequence ATGCGACCCGTGCGGCGACGGTGGGCGGCACCCCTTCTGGCGCTGGGTCTGGTGCTTCCCGCCGGATCGGTGGGCGCGGGGGCGGGGGACGCTGCCTCGGCCGGCCGGGGCCCGGTGGACACCACGCTGCTCGCGGGGAGCGACTGCCAGTACCCGTCGAAGCCGATGCCCGGCAAGCCGTGGTCGTTGCAACGGGTGTTGCTCGACGAGCTGTGGCAGAAGGCGACCGGCAAGGGGGTCACGGTCGCGGTGATCGACAGCGGGATAGACGACGACAACCCGCAGTTGGCGCCGGCGATCGTGGCCGGCAAGGACTTCTTCAACGACAAGGCGAACGGCACCGACGACACCAACGGCCACGGCACGATGGCCGCGGGCATCATCGCGGCCCGGCCCGGGGATCGGCTGACCCCCAGGCTGGAGACCGGATTCGCCGGGATCGCGCCCGAGGCGATGCTGCTGCCGATCCGGCAGAACGGCGGCGACGACGCGACCAAGGGCAACGAGGACACCCTGGCCCAGGCGATCGACTTCGCGGTCGCGGGGGGCGCCTCGGTGATCAACATTTCGCAGGACACCGTGGGCGGCCAGGAGCCGGGCCAAAAGTTGCGGGACGCGATCCAGCGGGCGCTGGCCAAGCAGGTCGTGGTGGTGGCCGCGGCGGGCAACTCCGGCGACAAGGACAACCTCGACTCGTGGCCCGCGAAGTATCCGGGCGTGCTGGGCGTCGGCGCCGCCGACCGCAACAACGAGCGGGCGCCGTTCTCGCAGAACAAGCCGTATGTGGGCGTGATGGCGCCCGGCGTGGACATGTGGTCGACGGTCCCCAAGGGCGGCCACTGCCGGGGTGACGGCACCTCCTTCGCGACGCCGTACGTGGCGGGCGTCGCGGCGCTGATCCGCTCGGCGCACCCCGACTACACCGCGGCCCAGGTCATCACCCTGATCGAACAGACCGCCCAGCGCACCGCCCCGGGCCACATGGACGGCGTCGGCTGGGGCGTGGTCGACCCCCTGCGCGCCCTCGCCTTCACCGGCGTCCCCGGCTCCGTCCCGGTCCCCGACCCCAAGGTCGACCGCAGCACGGAACTGGTCAACGTGGCCCCACTGGCCCACGGCCCCACCCGAGCCGACCGCGACCGCCGCAAGGCCTCGGTAACCCTCTTCGTCGCGATCGGCCTCACGATCGTGGTGATCAGCGGCGCCATCGTCATCCGCGACGCCCGCAACCACCCTCCGACCGGCTGA
- a CDS encoding alpha/beta hydrolase: MVNFVELRDAKFDGWRDFAAAWSKATTRLHDLETSFRAGVNDVVEQAGWKGISAQTADKDLERVVRQIAISAMQAQSIGSAADQAAAEMPVIQNALLTVVREAEAAGIKVSESGGGYVLDTAAPRGAEGGGAAPGDPARMQSLLDEFKRRLDTIIRQACEVDDKLAGVLAGLNPSDVAATALNSWENAQEDARRVAALHGVNGLPKDMDPAGSAAWWGGLTEEQRRLYLSSYPHEIGSMDGIPAADRDKANRRALDARLADLSGRPLSDGEFREIKNLQAIESALTKNGTCAADDSGILLLKFGNKFLDGQVVMSIGNPDLARHTAILVPGTNTDVAGGLEGQMKRLDKIQDASDRLTPQAGDVASVFWLDYDAPEASFGGIDKPWESKVSSVVGWDRSQEGAPRLDTFVGGLRAQSTDHHISVVAHSYGSSLLGDAGRKGDGIAVDDMIVVGSPGTHTDSADDLHIDPRHFWAEVADNDGIPGLGAASHAGWQAEHGKTLPHDKDFGGNRLVASPGDHSSYWSMNGDQPESSLENQARVIMGLYDDPNPARRPELEHGRLPTASKP; the protein is encoded by the coding sequence ATGGTCAACTTTGTCGAACTCAGGGATGCAAAATTCGATGGGTGGCGTGATTTTGCCGCTGCCTGGAGCAAAGCGACCACCCGTCTGCACGACCTGGAGACATCCTTCCGGGCCGGCGTCAACGACGTGGTCGAGCAGGCCGGGTGGAAGGGTATATCGGCGCAGACCGCCGACAAGGATCTCGAACGTGTCGTTCGACAGATTGCCATCTCCGCCATGCAGGCCCAATCGATAGGATCCGCTGCCGACCAGGCGGCAGCCGAGATGCCGGTCATCCAGAATGCCTTGCTGACAGTCGTTCGAGAGGCGGAGGCGGCCGGGATAAAGGTCTCGGAGTCGGGTGGGGGCTACGTCCTCGACACCGCTGCACCTCGTGGCGCAGAAGGCGGAGGGGCTGCTCCCGGAGATCCGGCCAGGATGCAAAGCTTGCTGGATGAATTCAAGCGGCGCCTGGATACGATAATTCGTCAGGCATGCGAGGTGGATGACAAGCTTGCCGGAGTGCTCGCCGGACTCAATCCCTCGGATGTTGCCGCGACGGCACTGAACTCGTGGGAAAATGCGCAGGAGGACGCTCGACGCGTCGCCGCTCTACATGGTGTGAACGGCCTTCCGAAAGATATGGACCCCGCTGGATCGGCGGCCTGGTGGGGAGGGTTGACGGAGGAGCAGCGGCGCCTTTACTTGAGCAGCTACCCGCACGAGATCGGGAGTATGGATGGGATTCCGGCCGCCGACCGTGACAAGGCGAATCGGAGGGCGCTCGATGCACGCCTGGCCGATTTGTCGGGGCGGCCGCTGAGCGATGGAGAATTCCGGGAGATCAAGAATCTCCAAGCCATAGAGTCGGCCTTGACGAAGAACGGGACATGTGCCGCGGACGACTCGGGAATACTGCTGCTGAAGTTCGGCAACAAGTTTCTCGACGGCCAGGTGGTCATGTCGATCGGAAACCCGGACCTGGCTAGGCACACCGCAATCCTGGTGCCCGGCACGAATACCGATGTAGCGGGCGGTTTGGAGGGGCAGATGAAGCGTCTGGACAAGATCCAGGATGCTTCCGACCGGTTGACCCCCCAAGCGGGTGATGTGGCGTCGGTTTTCTGGCTGGACTACGACGCTCCCGAAGCTTCTTTCGGTGGGATCGACAAGCCTTGGGAATCGAAAGTCTCCAGCGTCGTCGGCTGGGATCGATCGCAGGAGGGAGCGCCGCGTCTCGACACCTTCGTCGGCGGCCTACGTGCTCAATCCACGGACCACCACATCAGTGTCGTCGCGCATAGTTATGGGTCGTCACTCCTGGGTGATGCCGGGCGGAAGGGCGACGGCATCGCCGTTGACGACATGATCGTGGTGGGGAGCCCCGGCACGCATACCGACAGCGCGGATGACCTGCACATCGACCCACGCCACTTTTGGGCCGAGGTCGCGGACAACGACGGAATACCGGGACTGGGCGCGGCAAGTCACGCCGGATGGCAGGCCGAACACGGTAAGACTCTGCCCCACGACAAGGACTTCGGGGGAAATCGGCTCGTGGCATCACCGGGCGATCACAGTAGCTACTGGAGCATGAATGGCGATCAACCGGAGTCGAGTCTCGAGAACCAGGCAAGAGTGATCATGGGGCTCTACGACGATCCCAACCCTGCTCGCCGCCCGGAACTGGAGCACGGTCGGCTTCCGACCGCATCGAAGCCATGA